The following coding sequences are from one Paenibacillus stellifer window:
- a CDS encoding manganese-dependent inorganic pyrophosphatase, with product MEKTLIFGHKNPDTDTICSAIAYAALKKELGWDVEAVRLGEVGAETKFALDYFGVEAPRLVEQVAGEAKQVILVDHNERQQSASDIDQVRVVEVIDHHRIANFETAHPLYYRAEPVGCTATILKKLYKENGVEISKPVAGLMLSAIVSDSLLFKSPTCTEEDVAAAKELAEIAGVNTDVYGLDMLKAGASLLDKSIDTLLNLDAKEFSMGGKKVVIAQVNAVDTNDVLSRQAEVEAALQSIIDEKGLDLFLFVITDILNSDSVGIALGSAAGAVEQAYNVKLDGNKALLKGVVSRKSQIVPVLTETLSK from the coding sequence ATGGAAAAAACATTGATCTTTGGGCACAAAAATCCCGACACCGATACGATTTGTTCCGCTATCGCCTATGCCGCACTCAAGAAAGAGCTGGGCTGGGACGTGGAGGCTGTTCGCCTTGGCGAAGTTGGCGCCGAGACGAAATTTGCGCTGGACTACTTCGGAGTCGAAGCTCCCCGCCTGGTTGAGCAAGTGGCAGGCGAAGCCAAGCAGGTTATTCTCGTCGATCATAACGAACGCCAGCAGAGCGCAAGCGATATCGATCAAGTGCGCGTCGTAGAAGTCATCGACCACCACCGGATCGCGAATTTCGAAACGGCTCATCCGCTCTACTACCGTGCCGAGCCGGTAGGCTGTACAGCAACGATTCTGAAGAAGCTGTACAAGGAGAACGGCGTGGAAATCAGCAAGCCGGTTGCCGGGCTTATGCTGTCCGCCATCGTCTCCGACTCCCTGCTGTTCAAATCCCCGACCTGCACGGAAGAGGATGTAGCTGCAGCCAAGGAACTGGCCGAAATCGCAGGCGTGAATACCGATGTATACGGGCTGGACATGCTGAAAGCCGGCGCTTCCCTGCTCGACAAGAGCATCGATACACTGCTTAATCTGGATGCGAAGGAATTCTCGATGGGCGGCAAGAAAGTCGTAATCGCCCAGGTCAATGCCGTGGATACGAACGACGTTCTGTCCCGCCAGGCTGAAGTTGAAGCTGCTCTTCAGAGCATCATCGACGAGAAGGGCCTCGACCTGTTCCTGTTCGTCATCACGGACATTCTGAACAGCGATTCCGTCGGCATCGCGCTGGGCAGCGCGGCCGGAGCTGTGGAGCAGGCCTACAATGTGAAGCTGGACGGCAACAAGGCCCTTCTGAAGGGCGTTGTCTCCCGCAAATCGCAGATCGTTCCGGTGCTGACCGAAACGTTGTCCAAGTAA
- a CDS encoding RrF2 family transcriptional regulator — MTKRNIGSLQYKSFGLALQALVVLTKEGGTCPSCEIAKLMSSEPTLLRRILAKLAKESILVTREGRDGGYMLNMAADQLTLAEVYRALEVGEARHEVVSGTACTNEFGRQMKTAFGDILDEVDSSVLGVLKKYTVADMAARAGY, encoded by the coding sequence ATGACAAAGCGCAATATAGGCTCCCTGCAGTACAAATCTTTCGGTCTTGCTCTCCAAGCGCTGGTAGTGCTGACCAAGGAAGGCGGAACGTGCCCGAGCTGTGAAATCGCCAAGCTGATGTCTTCCGAGCCTACGCTTCTGCGCCGTATTCTGGCCAAGCTGGCCAAAGAATCGATTCTGGTGACCCGGGAAGGAAGAGATGGCGGCTACATGCTGAACATGGCGGCTGACCAGCTTACCCTGGCAGAGGTGTACCGTGCGCTTGAAGTGGGCGAAGCCCGGCACGAAGTGGTCAGCGGAACGGCATGCACGAACGAATTCGGCAGACAGATGAAGACGGCTTTCGGCGATATTCTGGATGAGGTGGACAGCAGCGTTCTTGGTGTGCTGAAGAAATATACGGTTGCCGATATGGCGGCAAGGGCCGGATATTGA
- a CDS encoding nitroreductase family protein, which produces MENQVQVAPSFQEVIHERHSVRSYDPSRKISEQEINELLSDAILAPSSSNLQPWRFLVITDQALKEQLLPIAKNQQQVVDASAVIAVLGDREAYRNVDQIWDSAVEAGYATTEIRNRMTENSWNAYSSFGPEIQKDIALVDGGLISMQLMLAAKARGYDTVPMGGYNVQDFRELFRIPDRYVNVMLIAVGYAAGEGRRTTRLPLSDVTFYNEFKG; this is translated from the coding sequence ATGGAAAATCAAGTTCAAGTTGCTCCATCTTTTCAAGAAGTTATTCATGAGCGTCATTCGGTGAGAAGTTATGACCCAAGCCGGAAAATCTCCGAGCAGGAGATCAACGAGCTGCTCAGCGATGCCATTCTGGCGCCGTCTTCCTCCAATCTGCAGCCGTGGCGGTTTCTCGTGATCACGGATCAGGCGTTGAAGGAGCAGCTGCTGCCGATCGCGAAAAACCAGCAGCAGGTTGTGGACGCTTCCGCCGTCATCGCTGTTCTGGGCGACCGCGAAGCCTATCGCAATGTCGATCAAATCTGGGATTCCGCCGTTGAAGCGGGCTACGCCACTACGGAGATCCGCAACCGTATGACGGAGAACAGCTGGAACGCTTATTCCAGCTTCGGTCCGGAAATTCAAAAGGACATCGCGCTGGTGGACGGCGGGCTGATCTCCATGCAGCTGATGCTTGCCGCCAAGGCGAGAGGCTATGATACGGTTCCCATGGGCGGATACAATGTGCAGGATTTCCGTGAGTTGTTCCGGATTCCGGATCGTTATGTCAACGTCATGCTGATTGCCGTGGGCTATGCCGCTGGTGAAGGCCGGCGCACCACCCGGCTCCCGCTGTCAGACGTGACTTTCTACAATGAATTCAAAGGCTGA
- a CDS encoding pirin family protein has protein sequence MIQVYPAESAHRFDHGWLRGSHIFSFGEYYDPDNTAFGPMRVCNDDTIFPGRGFGAHPHSDMEIVSIILSGVLRHEDNLGNVAESTFGGIQRMSAGTGVIHTEHNPSQDEPVRLLQLWFMPAVRGKEPSYRAGKFPAERLDGALLPVVTPDGGEGSAVDIGQDLTIYLGRLHAGQSEIFRQRPDRRIFVYVIEGTLSAGEARLRYGDSARISGEEQLRLEAEEPAFIMLIDLP, from the coding sequence ATGATCCAGGTATACCCGGCCGAGTCGGCCCACCGGTTCGATCACGGATGGCTGAGAGGCAGCCATATTTTCTCTTTCGGCGAGTACTACGATCCCGATAATACCGCATTCGGTCCGATGCGCGTATGCAATGACGATACTATTTTCCCGGGGAGAGGGTTCGGCGCCCATCCTCACAGCGATATGGAGATCGTCTCGATCATTCTGTCCGGCGTGCTCCGTCATGAGGATAATCTCGGGAATGTGGCGGAGAGCACCTTCGGCGGTATCCAGCGCATGTCGGCCGGAACGGGCGTCATTCATACCGAGCATAACCCTTCACAGGACGAGCCGGTGCGCCTGCTGCAGCTCTGGTTCATGCCCGCAGTTCGCGGCAAGGAGCCATCCTACCGGGCGGGAAAATTCCCGGCGGAGAGGCTGGATGGCGCGCTGCTGCCGGTGGTCACTCCGGACGGCGGCGAAGGCAGCGCAGTGGATATCGGACAGGATTTGACCATTTATCTGGGACGCCTGCACGCCGGCCAGAGCGAGATCTTTCGGCAGCGGCCGGACCGGCGTATTTTTGTATATGTTATAGAAGGAACGCTCTCGGCAGGAGAAGCCAGACTGCGCTATGGAGATTCCGCCCGGATTTCAGGCGAGGAGCAGCTCAGGCTTGAAGCGGAGGAGCCCGCTTTTATCATGCTGATTGATCTGCCATAA
- a CDS encoding Leu/Phe/Val dehydrogenase: MDIFTAMGQADYEELVFCQDRASGLKAIIAIHDTTLGPALGGTRMWTYATEEEAIVDALRLAKGMTYKNAVSGLNLGGGKTVIIGDPRKDKNEAMFRAFGRYVQGLGGRYITAEDVGTTEDDMDIIHQETDYVTGISQSYGSSGNPSPVTAFGVYRGMKAAAKVAFGSDSLEGRTIAVQGVGNVAFALCGYLKEEGAKLIVTDINKEAVQRAEEAYGAKAVDPKDIASVGCDIYAPCALGAVINDKTLPLIKAKVVAGAANNQLKEPRHGDALYERGIVYAPDYVINAGGVINIADELNGYNKERALKQVSKIYDNITRVLDISRQKGIPPHAAADHLAEERIALLKNSRSTFLRDGHHIISRKRP, translated from the coding sequence ATGGATATTTTCACGGCGATGGGACAGGCTGACTACGAGGAGCTGGTGTTCTGCCAGGACCGGGCGTCCGGACTGAAAGCCATTATCGCGATACACGATACAACGCTGGGGCCGGCTCTGGGCGGAACCCGGATGTGGACATATGCCACGGAGGAAGAAGCGATTGTGGACGCGCTTCGTCTGGCCAAGGGCATGACATACAAGAATGCGGTGTCCGGGCTTAACCTGGGAGGCGGCAAGACCGTCATCATCGGCGATCCTAGAAAAGACAAGAACGAAGCGATGTTCCGCGCCTTTGGCCGATATGTGCAGGGACTCGGCGGACGGTATATTACGGCGGAGGATGTCGGCACGACGGAAGACGATATGGATATCATCCACCAGGAGACCGATTATGTGACGGGGATCTCCCAGTCGTACGGTTCTTCGGGCAATCCCTCGCCAGTTACGGCCTTCGGCGTATATCGCGGAATGAAGGCTGCGGCGAAGGTGGCTTTCGGAAGCGATTCGCTCGAAGGGCGGACCATCGCGGTTCAAGGTGTCGGCAACGTAGCCTTCGCGCTGTGCGGCTATTTAAAGGAAGAAGGCGCGAAACTGATCGTGACCGATATCAACAAGGAAGCGGTACAGCGGGCCGAAGAGGCTTACGGAGCGAAGGCGGTCGATCCGAAGGATATCGCTTCGGTAGGATGCGATATTTATGCGCCCTGTGCGCTCGGAGCGGTCATTAACGACAAGACGCTGCCGCTTATCAAGGCGAAAGTCGTCGCAGGCGCCGCCAACAACCAGCTCAAAGAGCCGCGCCACGGCGACGCGCTCTATGAACGCGGCATCGTCTATGCTCCGGACTATGTGATCAACGCGGGCGGCGTGATCAACATTGCCGACGAGCTGAACGGCTACAACAAAGAGCGCGCGCTGAAGCAGGTGTCGAAAATTTACGACAACATTACGCGTGTGCTTGATATTTCCCGGCAGAAGGGCATTCCGCCGCACGCGGCGGCCGACCATCTGGCCGAGGAACGGATCGCCCTGCTGAAGAACAGCCGCAGCACCTTCCTGCGCGACGGCCATCACATCATCAGCAGAAAGCGGCCCTAA
- a CDS encoding peptidylprolyl isomerase — protein sequence MKTTRPTRTRLFAIWAFLGLALLVLMAGCGSKPEASGGASASPSPASSAKGSSSADQPSASASHPIVTFEMQNGGIIKAELYPEVAPNTVNNFISLINKGFYDGLIFHRVIPGFMIQGGDPEGTGTGGPGYSIKGEFLANGFTNDLKHTRGVLSMARANDPDSAGSQFFIMTDAAESLDGSYAAFGKVTEGMDVVDAIAALERDSNDRPKEPPVIKKVTVDTLGVSYPEPVKVQ from the coding sequence GTGAAAACAACGCGTCCGACACGCACCCGATTATTTGCCATTTGGGCGTTTCTGGGACTGGCTCTGCTCGTGCTGATGGCAGGCTGCGGCAGCAAGCCCGAGGCTTCCGGCGGGGCGTCGGCTTCCCCTTCCCCGGCTTCCTCTGCAAAAGGCAGCAGTTCCGCAGATCAGCCTTCGGCGAGCGCCAGCCATCCCATCGTAACGTTCGAGATGCAGAATGGCGGCATCATCAAAGCCGAACTGTACCCCGAAGTCGCGCCCAATACGGTCAATAACTTCATATCCCTGATCAACAAGGGATTCTATGACGGCCTTATTTTCCACCGGGTGATCCCTGGCTTCATGATACAGGGCGGCGATCCGGAGGGGACAGGCACCGGGGGACCCGGATACAGCATTAAAGGCGAGTTCCTCGCCAACGGCTTCACCAATGATCTCAAGCATACGCGCGGCGTGCTGTCGATGGCCCGGGCGAATGATCCCGATTCCGCCGGCTCCCAATTCTTCATTATGACCGATGCGGCGGAGTCTCTTGATGGAAGCTACGCGGCATTCGGCAAGGTAACCGAGGGAATGGATGTCGTAGACGCCATCGCCGCGCTGGAGCGTGACAGTAACGACCGTCCCAAAGAGCCGCCTGTTATCAAAAAGGTGACGGTGGATACGCTGGGCGTGAGCTACCCCGAGCCCGTGAAGGTACAGTAG
- a CDS encoding sensor histidine kinase encodes MSGNNELLNYYLNEALMDLVIGGSLIFAAVILGICAMFLKKNLFASGFLLMLIMLSSGVLIIYYSPYFSLLVGQKERWKDIFFDLALFTLLPSFTFYFEKLFGSGRHRLVTKLRKFQIGYSLLCISLSLLNILSSYHLNGIYNIFTIYITGILMMLQFVFLLTLAVRYAVRHNVEAIIFTSGFAAFAMTALIELLIFYTSGERYYLYWWKWGFVAFLISLIVILGRQFAKTHEQVVEYSKELEKFNNDLQRSEKMEIISELAASVAHEVRNPLQVTRGFLQIIGDGSDSKQKEYLQLAISELDRAVHIINDFLTFAKPEMDKVDRVNLGGELRHVAGILLPLAQTQGCRIELHLEEELYVKVSAPKLKQAFINVVKNGIEAHKDSGLVTIVAWKSGNFVIVSIRDKGEGMTASELARLGEPYFSNKTKGTGLGLMVSFRIIEAMEGSIEFQSTKGKGTEAIIKLPAVRS; translated from the coding sequence GTGAGCGGCAACAACGAGTTGCTGAATTATTATTTGAATGAAGCACTGATGGATCTTGTGATCGGCGGATCGCTGATTTTTGCCGCCGTTATTCTGGGTATCTGTGCGATGTTTCTTAAGAAAAACTTGTTCGCCAGCGGATTTCTGCTGATGCTGATCATGCTGTCGTCCGGAGTGCTGATCATTTACTACTCCCCTTACTTCTCGTTATTGGTCGGCCAGAAGGAACGATGGAAGGATATTTTCTTCGATTTGGCGCTCTTTACGCTGCTACCGTCCTTCACCTTCTATTTTGAGAAGCTGTTCGGCTCCGGCCGCCACAGGCTAGTGACCAAGCTGAGGAAATTTCAAATCGGATATTCACTCTTGTGTATATCGCTGAGCCTGCTGAACATCCTGTCCTCCTACCATCTGAACGGAATCTATAATATTTTCACGATCTATATCACGGGAATATTAATGATGCTTCAATTTGTCTTTCTGTTGACGCTTGCGGTGCGTTATGCTGTGAGGCACAACGTTGAAGCGATTATTTTCACCTCGGGGTTTGCGGCATTCGCAATGACGGCACTGATTGAACTGTTGATCTTCTATACATCGGGCGAGCGCTATTACTTGTACTGGTGGAAATGGGGATTTGTCGCCTTTCTGATCTCGCTAATCGTCATACTGGGGCGCCAATTTGCGAAGACTCACGAGCAGGTGGTGGAGTACTCCAAGGAGCTGGAGAAGTTCAATAACGATCTTCAGCGTTCGGAGAAAATGGAAATCATCAGCGAGCTGGCCGCCTCGGTTGCGCATGAGGTCCGGAATCCGCTCCAGGTTACCCGGGGCTTCCTGCAGATTATCGGCGACGGGTCGGACAGCAAGCAGAAGGAATATTTGCAGCTGGCCATCTCGGAGCTGGACCGGGCGGTGCATATCATCAATGATTTCCTTACCTTCGCCAAGCCGGAGATGGATAAGGTGGACCGTGTGAACCTCGGCGGCGAACTTCGGCATGTGGCCGGCATTCTTCTTCCGCTGGCCCAGACGCAGGGCTGCAGAATCGAGCTGCATCTGGAGGAGGAGCTGTATGTGAAGGTCAGCGCGCCCAAGCTCAAGCAGGCTTTTATCAATGTGGTCAAGAACGGGATCGAAGCGCATAAGGATAGCGGACTCGTGACCATTGTCGCCTGGAAATCCGGGAATTTCGTCATTGTCAGCATCCGCGACAAGGGAGAAGGTATGACGGCAAGCGAACTGGCAAGGCTTGGAGAGCCCTATTTCTCCAACAAAACAAAAGGAACGGGCCTTGGGCTTATGGTCTCCTTCCGTATTATCGAGGCGATGGAGGGGTCCATTGAATTCCAGAGCACCAAAGGGAAAGGAACCGAAGCCATCATCAAGCTGCCGGCTGTGAGAAGCTGA
- a CDS encoding sensor histidine kinase, translated as MITFFRYFSLSLTSLIFLLTPNGPPVVYKFLVIIALVLLALVFTSTYRSMRYRPHAVMLYVSIEMMMILLLAIFTGGFNSPFKLYSLNPILIAAGSLSFYFCWTLLVGYFAIFFGCCYFFYKSAGDTFASVLLENGNLFLALALTVTFMQLLSKLRRQREEANARTDETLEHIKSLYHIVETSSEHDFMNIGQVITDYAVKLTKLNKALFWFAGTAGEPSPVSRQTGWLPEEENNLFGELKKHESDWRRQKEPLFKSLPGFGDLLLMPVRMSTRFVGMIGVKLEAHEGLEGRRWYIQQLMFLAELSAITLERHELSVAENRLIVTNEQNRIADEMHDSVSQSLFGIVYAAHSLKQSFRKMTPTQLEEQIELIHDSATKAAKELRITIYSLSSKKSGGPTWLGMVRSHLKNLSRLNDVEIDFKVKGDDFSLPYTYHKALFRIISEATGNAIRHGAAQNIEVELTLKPRWAGLAIRDDGVGFDTDLLWTRSEEGSGGLGMKNMQHLAHSLGGDFQLSSNENAGTQILISIPVGVVELKNA; from the coding sequence ATGATTACTTTTTTCAGGTATTTTTCACTGTCCCTTACTTCACTGATTTTCCTGTTGACGCCAAACGGTCCTCCAGTTGTCTATAAATTTTTAGTCATTATCGCTCTGGTGCTGCTTGCTCTCGTGTTCACCAGCACGTACAGATCCATGCGCTACAGGCCGCATGCCGTGATGCTGTATGTCAGCATCGAAATGATGATGATCCTGCTGCTGGCAATTTTTACCGGCGGATTTAACAGCCCGTTCAAACTGTATTCGCTGAATCCCATATTAATTGCGGCGGGTTCGCTCTCATTCTATTTTTGCTGGACCCTGCTGGTTGGTTATTTTGCTATTTTTTTTGGTTGTTGTTATTTTTTCTATAAATCTGCGGGAGATACGTTTGCCTCCGTTCTGCTGGAGAACGGAAATCTGTTTCTTGCGCTTGCGCTTACGGTAACCTTCATGCAATTGTTGTCGAAGCTGAGACGGCAGCGGGAGGAAGCCAATGCGCGGACGGATGAGACGCTTGAGCATATCAAATCGCTCTATCACATCGTGGAAACCTCAAGCGAGCATGATTTTATGAATATCGGACAGGTCATCACGGATTATGCCGTCAAGCTGACGAAGCTCAACAAGGCGCTGTTCTGGTTCGCCGGCACCGCCGGGGAGCCTTCGCCCGTAAGCCGTCAGACCGGCTGGCTTCCCGAAGAGGAGAACAACCTGTTCGGAGAGCTGAAGAAACATGAGTCCGATTGGCGGCGCCAAAAGGAGCCGCTGTTCAAGAGCCTTCCGGGGTTCGGGGATCTGCTTCTGATGCCCGTCCGTATGAGCACCCGTTTCGTCGGCATGATTGGCGTGAAGCTGGAGGCGCATGAGGGGCTCGAAGGAAGAAGATGGTACATCCAGCAGCTGATGTTCCTGGCCGAACTGAGCGCAATTACGCTCGAAAGGCATGAACTCAGCGTAGCCGAGAATAGGCTGATAGTAACGAATGAACAGAACCGGATCGCCGACGAAATGCATGACAGTGTCTCCCAGAGCTTGTTCGGCATTGTCTATGCGGCGCACTCACTCAAGCAATCCTTCCGCAAAATGACCCCTACGCAGCTTGAGGAACAGATCGAGCTGATCCATGATTCCGCGACGAAAGCAGCCAAAGAACTGCGTATTACGATTTACAGCCTCAGCTCCAAGAAAAGCGGCGGGCCGACATGGCTCGGCATGGTGCGGTCTCACTTGAAAAATTTGTCGCGGCTGAACGATGTGGAAATCGACTTTAAGGTCAAGGGCGATGACTTCAGTCTCCCGTATACTTATCACAAGGCGCTCTTCCGGATTATTTCCGAAGCGACGGGCAATGCCATACGGCATGGCGCAGCCCAGAACATCGAAGTGGAGCTTACGCTTAAGCCGAGATGGGCGGGTCTTGCAATCCGTGATGATGGCGTCGGCTTCGACACCGACCTGTTATGGACCCGATCCGAAGAGGGCAGCGGGGGGCTCGGGATGAAGAATATGCAGCATTTGGCCCATTCGCTGGGCGGTGACTTCCAGTTGTCGAGCAACGAGAATGCAGGAACCCAGATTCTGATTTCAATTCCGGTAGGCGTAGTTGAATTAAAGAACGCATAA
- a CDS encoding response regulator — protein MDIVIVDDHPLVRRGLASVISMQPDVNFAGEATNGEEAMRVLEEIRPDLVLIDLRLADESGLDVIKMARSRGIDSKFILLTSSASREDFLKAEEVLVDGYVLKEALPEELLFAIQLVYKGRKYYDPGLMEDKMRMSGKSPTDELTPKEREVLIELGQGACNREIASRLFISEFTVKKHVSQILAKLQVADRTQAALYANAVGLTKYEMSVD, from the coding sequence ATGGATATCGTCATTGTGGATGATCATCCCCTTGTAAGAAGAGGATTGGCTTCGGTAATTTCCATGCAGCCGGATGTGAATTTCGCGGGTGAGGCAACCAACGGAGAAGAAGCGATGCGCGTACTGGAGGAGATTCGGCCTGACCTCGTGCTGATTGATCTCAGACTTGCGGACGAATCGGGACTGGACGTAATCAAGATGGCGCGCAGCCGCGGCATTGACAGCAAGTTCATCCTGCTGACCTCGTCTGCCAGCCGGGAGGATTTCCTCAAGGCGGAGGAAGTTCTCGTGGATGGCTATGTGCTGAAAGAGGCGCTCCCCGAGGAATTGCTGTTTGCCATTCAACTGGTGTATAAGGGAAGAAAATATTACGATCCAGGCCTCATGGAAGATAAGATGCGCATGAGTGGCAAGAGTCCTACTGACGAACTGACGCCGAAAGAGCGGGAAGTGCTCATTGAGCTGGGCCAGGGCGCCTGCAACCGGGAGATTGCCTCCAGGCTCTTTATCAGCGAGTTCACGGTCAAGAAGCATGTCAGCCAGATTCTGGCGAAGCTGCAGGTGGCGGATCGTACTCAAGCCGCCCTGTACGCGAACGCTGTCGGATTAACCAAATACGAAATGTCGGTTGACTAA
- a CDS encoding YveK family protein — protein sequence MEKTMLDYLNLIKKRLWLIVLFVLISCGTTYYFSKNYVVPVYEASGQLLVNNGAVSADGNNNNNLVYSLNLIMSYKELIKSPAIMNKVASAHPELKLTGDQLASKVAIRSSEGSQIINLSVQDTNYEKAANIVNAVSQTFIRTLPGLMHMDNVSFLTPADPEDIPAPAGSGFMMNMVISFVVSLMAALGIILLMETLNGTIRSEKEAAYELGLPVIGTIPVIRKRDLGKDSKATVGEGAYAAIK from the coding sequence GTGGAAAAGACGATGCTGGATTACTTGAACCTGATCAAAAAAAGGTTGTGGTTGATTGTACTCTTCGTTCTGATCTCCTGCGGCACTACCTATTACTTCAGCAAGAACTACGTGGTTCCGGTCTACGAAGCGTCCGGTCAGCTGCTGGTCAACAATGGGGCAGTGTCAGCCGACGGCAACAACAACAATAACCTGGTCTACAGTCTGAACTTGATCATGAGTTACAAGGAACTCATCAAATCGCCGGCCATCATGAACAAGGTCGCCTCCGCACATCCGGAATTAAAGCTTACAGGGGATCAACTGGCGTCCAAAGTGGCTATCAGGTCCTCGGAAGGCAGCCAGATCATCAATCTCAGCGTGCAGGATACCAATTACGAGAAGGCGGCTAACATTGTCAACGCCGTTTCGCAGACCTTCATTCGTACCCTGCCGGGACTGATGCATATGGACAACGTCTCTTTCCTGACTCCGGCAGATCCTGAGGATATCCCCGCTCCGGCAGGCAGCGGCTTTATGATGAACATGGTAATCAGCTTCGTCGTATCGCTGATGGCTGCGCTCGGAATCATCCTTCTGATGGAGACCTTGAACGGTACGATCCGCTCCGAGAAGGAAGCGGCATACGAACTCGGTCTTCCGGTGATCGGCACGATTCCCGTCATCCGCAAACGCGATCTCGGCAAGGATTCCAAAGCAACGGTAGGGGAGGGCGCTTATGCTGCAATTAAGTAA
- a CDS encoding CpsD/CapB family tyrosine-protein kinase, which yields MLQLSNTLVADSNPNSHVSESFRSLRTYIKQSGMLQDGGKSLLFTSGEAGEGKTTVMANLAVSFVQDGKKVAVVDCNLRKPALHTVFGVENSPGLADCLSGQKEPGKVTVYGNLANLTIVTAGNSIGSPPDLLGNSVMTELLEELKATHDLVLLDAPPAVPYSDARVLAPLTDGVIIIARYGKSKRELLRKVKALMEQAGTPILGIAINQAK from the coding sequence ATGCTGCAATTAAGTAACACCCTGGTTGCGGACAGCAATCCGAACTCGCATGTGTCCGAGTCCTTCCGCTCTCTTCGTACCTATATCAAGCAGTCTGGTATGCTGCAGGACGGAGGCAAGTCGCTCCTCTTCACTTCCGGTGAAGCGGGAGAAGGGAAGACGACCGTGATGGCCAATCTGGCCGTATCCTTCGTTCAGGACGGCAAGAAGGTGGCGGTTGTCGACTGCAACCTCCGGAAGCCGGCGCTTCACACCGTGTTCGGTGTCGAGAACTCGCCCGGTCTGGCCGATTGTCTAAGCGGACAGAAGGAACCTGGCAAGGTAACGGTGTATGGCAATCTGGCCAATCTCACCATCGTGACTGCCGGAAATTCGATAGGCAGCCCGCCCGACCTGCTCGGCAACAGCGTGATGACCGAGCTTCTGGAAGAGCTGAAGGCCACACATGATCTCGTGCTTCTGGACGCGCCTCCGGCCGTTCCATACAGCGATGCCCGCGTGCTTGCACCATTGACGGATGGCGTAATCATCATCGCCCGTTACGGCAAGTCCAAACGCGAATTGCTCCGCAAGGTGAAGGCCCTGATGGAACAAGCCGGGACACCTATTCTCGGTATTGCCATAAATCAAGCGAAGTAG
- the galU gene encoding UTP--glucose-1-phosphate uridylyltransferase GalU has protein sequence MKKVKKVIIPAAGLGTRFLPATKAMPKEMLPIINKPTIQYIVEEAIESGIEDIIIVTGKGKRAIEDHFDNAFELESRLLEDGKLELLKEVQRSSKVEIHYIRQKEPKGLGHAVWCARRFIGDEPFGVMLGDDIVTGSTPCLKQLIDQYEETQNSVIGVQEIPDEFTNRYGIVDPDMQEGRLYRVQNFVEKPPLGTAPSNLAIMGRYVFTPKIFKYLDLQEKGAGGEIQLTDAIQKLNQSERVYAYNFDGTRYDVGERLGYILTTLEFALQSKDLRYPVMDAMAEWLKKAEQTTI, from the coding sequence ATGAAAAAAGTGAAGAAAGTGATTATTCCCGCCGCCGGACTCGGAACCCGCTTCTTGCCTGCCACCAAAGCGATGCCTAAGGAAATGCTTCCGATCATCAACAAGCCGACTATCCAGTACATTGTTGAAGAAGCCATTGAATCCGGCATCGAGGATATCATCATCGTTACCGGTAAGGGCAAACGCGCGATTGAGGATCACTTCGACAACGCGTTTGAACTGGAATCACGGCTGCTTGAGGACGGCAAGCTTGAGTTGCTGAAGGAAGTTCAGCGTTCCTCCAAGGTTGAAATTCACTATATCCGGCAAAAGGAACCCAAGGGCCTCGGACATGCGGTCTGGTGCGCCAGACGCTTCATCGGAGACGAGCCTTTCGGAGTAATGCTGGGAGACGATATCGTAACCGGCAGCACACCTTGCCTGAAGCAATTGATCGATCAGTATGAAGAAACCCAGAACTCGGTAATCGGCGTTCAGGAAATTCCGGACGAGTTCACGAACCGCTACGGTATTGTCGATCCTGACATGCAGGAAGGCCGCCTGTACCGCGTTCAGAACTTCGTGGAGAAGCCGCCGCTCGGAACGGCGCCATCCAACCTGGCGATTATGGGACGTTACGTCTTCACTCCGAAGATCTTTAAGTACCTCGATTTGCAGGAAAAAGGAGCCGGCGGTGAAATCCAGCTGACCGACGCGATCCAGAAGCTCAACCAGAGCGAACGGGTCTACGCCTACAACTTCGATGGAACGAGATATGATGTCGGTGAGCGCCTCGGTTACATTTTGACCACATTGGAATTTGCCCTGCAGAGCAAGGATCTTCGTTATCCCGTAATGGATGCCATGGCCGAGTGGCTGAAGAAGGCGGAACAGACTACGATCTGA